In Hyphomicrobiales bacterium, the genomic stretch GCTCTTCGAGGAAGTAATCTGTCGCAGGGATCGCCTGTTGGTTTGGCGCTGCACCTGTGTAGAAAACATTCTTTGAAGATTCTTCACCTTCATATTGAACAGGGTAGAACAAAAGACCGTTGAGCTCTTCGATCACAGGAAGAACTGATTTGCGAGACACAGAAGTCCAGTTACCAAAAGTAACATCCACTTTGTGAACGGATAAAAGTTCGCGTGCTTTTTCTGCAAAGAGCGGCCAATCTGACGCTGGATCGACAACAACAGCTTCTAGCTGCTTGCCAAGAACGCCGCCCTTTTTGTTCTGCTGCTCGATGAGCATCAGCATTGTGTCTTTTAGTGTTGTCTCTGAAATAGCCATAGTGCCAGACAAAGAATGAAGCACGCCAACTTTAATCGTGTCGGCTGCATGCGCTGCGAATGTAGCCATGGCAGTGGATGCCATTACCGCGCCAGCGATGAGAGATTTGCTTGGGAGTTTGAACATGATAATCCTCGTAATTTACTAAACGTTAAGGACTTAGCAGATTTCATGCCAGTTTCATTTTTCTTCATAAATCATTGTTCTATAATAGAAAAATTAATTTGTACAAATTCAGACTTCTTGCTTTTGCTTAAAAATTAATCGAGCCTATTTTTTGGGCGCTTATTTTTAGCGCACATCAAAACTCTGCTTCACCCCACATAGGGTGATCAGGATTTTTCAAATTTTTTACGTATAATTTTTGCCAAACAAACTTTGGGCTAAGGACAATAATACCAGCCAATGCCCCGCATTTGGTCGCTGCAATCCATGCTCAAAATATAGGCATTAGAGTAAGGGTGAGGCAGTTTTCGGCGTTTATTTTCTATACAATCAGGGAGTGCGATTATATTTTAGCACGTAGAAGGTCGATAAATGGTCTAGGCAAAAATGGTGTAGGAACTTTAATGCACCGCCATCGTCTACGCGCATTCATTCAATTCTAAATTGAGGAGTGACCACGTTGAATATTGCAGAAAATCCGGCAAGCTTCCAACAACAATCACGCCATCAGCGCGTTTCGGCATCCGCATCGATTTCATTTCATCATCGTGACACGCAAACGAGATTGGACACCTTGTATCAACAAGGAAGTGCCAAAATTCGATTTCCAAAAAACTATGATGACCAACTGGAAGCCGTTCTCATCAATACAGCTGGCGGCCTTACTGGTGGCGATCAAATTGATTGGGATTTACACCTAAAACCAAATTCAAATGTCGTGGTAACGACACAAGCCTGCGAGAAGGCTTATAAAGCCTCCGCAGATAGCGCTCATGTCACCACAACCATGCGGCTTGATCAAAACAGTGTTCTACATTGGTTGCCGCAAGAAACGATTTTGTATGATCGCTCATCGTTGAAAAGACGCTTTGATGTGGAGCTGGAAGCATCGGCAACACTGTTTGCTGTTGAGTGTCTTCAACTGGGCCGTGACGCCATGGGGGAGACAATCGAGCATCTTACCTTCCATGATCGCTGGCGCATCGAACAGGATGGAAAGCTCATCTTCGCTGATGATCTGCGTTTGAGCGACCATGAAGCATCCAATGCAAAATTGGGAAACAACCATGCTCTTGCAAGCTTGGTGCTTATCTCCCCGCTCGACACTGAACAACTCAATGGGCTGGCGGAAAAACTTCGCGAAATATGCCCTGCGGAAATGTCCGGCTTTAGTGTCTCAGGCAGCAGATTAACAGGGCGCATCTTGGCGCAAGATAGCTATCTGCTCAGACAAGCCCTCACCCCCATTTTAAAAGAAATTCGTGGCCGTGAATTGCCGCGTGTTTGGAGGATTTAAACCATGCATCTTACCCCCCGTGAAAAAGATAAACTGCTAATCGCCATGGCAGCAGAAGTTGCCAGAAAGAGGCTTGCGCGTGGCGTGGTGCTCAACCACCCTGAAGCCATCGCGCTGATTACAGATTTTGTGGTTGAAGGCGCGCGGGATGGGCGTTCGGTTGCTGACCTCATGGAGGCTGGCGCCCATGTCATTACCCGTGATCAAGTCATGGAAGGCATCGCAGAAATGATCCACGACATACAGGTTGAAGCGACGTTCCCTGATGGCGTGAAGCTTGTCACCGTGCACGAGCCAATTAGATAGGAGAATGTCATGATCCCTGGAGAAATCATCACCCAAGACGGTGACATCACCTTAAACGACGGCGCATCGACTGTGACGTTGAAAGTGTCAAACACTGGTGATCGGCCCGTGCAAGTGGGTAGCCACTATCATTTTTATGAGACTAATGAAGGCCTCTCGTTTGATCGCGAGAAAGCACGTGGCATGCGGTTGAATATTGCGGCTGGAACGGCTGTTCGGTTCGAACCGGGCCAAGCGCGCGATGTAACGTTAGTGCCTCTTGCGGGAAGCCGTAGAGTGTTTGGCTTCAATCAAAAAGTTATGGGAGACCTATAATGTCAGCC encodes the following:
- a CDS encoding urease accessory protein UreD, which gives rise to MNIAENPASFQQQSRHQRVSASASISFHHRDTQTRLDTLYQQGSAKIRFPKNYDDQLEAVLINTAGGLTGGDQIDWDLHLKPNSNVVVTTQACEKAYKASADSAHVTTTMRLDQNSVLHWLPQETILYDRSSLKRRFDVELEASATLFAVECLQLGRDAMGETIEHLTFHDRWRIEQDGKLIFADDLRLSDHEASNAKLGNNHALASLVLISPLDTEQLNGLAEKLREICPAEMSGFSVSGSRLTGRILAQDSYLLRQALTPILKEIRGRELPRVWRI
- a CDS encoding urease subunit gamma — its product is MHLTPREKDKLLIAMAAEVARKRLARGVVLNHPEAIALITDFVVEGARDGRSVADLMEAGAHVITRDQVMEGIAEMIHDIQVEATFPDGVKLVTVHEPIR
- a CDS encoding urease subunit beta, encoding MIPGEIITQDGDITLNDGASTVTLKVSNTGDRPVQVGSHYHFYETNEGLSFDREKARGMRLNIAAGTAVRFEPGQARDVTLVPLAGSRRVFGFNQKVMGDL